Sequence from the Burkholderia stabilis genome:
CCGGCCGTCGAATACGCGTCGAGCTTGCGCACGACGGTTTCGAAGTCCTCGTACGAGTAGTGCATCAGCTTGCCGGACAGGCGCTGCGCGGCGGTGTCGAACACGAGGCGCTCGTGCACGAGATCGTCCGAAAAACGCGCGGCGCCGCGCCGGAACAGCCGCGGCACCCAGTCCGGATACCAGCCGCTGTGATGGATCCACTGGCCGCAGAAGCTCGACAGCCGGTCGAGCGCATAAACCTGCGCGGCCGGCGCGCGGATCGTATCGCGGATCGACTGCGCGAGCGCCGGGCTGACGACCTCGTCGGTATCGATCGACAGAATCCAGTCGGTGGCGAGCGCGTCGAGCGCGCGGTTCTTCTGCGGGCCGAAACCCGGCCAGTCGCGCTCGACGATCACGCGCGCGCCGTGCGCCTGCGCGATCGCGACGGTATCGTCGGTGCTGCCGCCGTCGATGACGACGACATCGTCGGCGAACGACAGCGCATCGAGACACTGCGCAAGCCGCGCGGACGCGTTGAGGGCGATGAGGGCGACGCCGAGGGAGGGTTCAGCCATGAAATCGTCGGAAAGGCGGAGAAAACGGTGAGCGGCAGTATACCCGCGGCCCGGCTGCCGGCCGCATCGACCCTGGCCGTGCCGCAAGAGGCGGTGCAGCTATAATGTTGAGCCCTTTTCGGCACCCGCCCGATGGGGGCGACATCCCGGGCGGTCACGCGCCGGGCGCCGCTTCGCGGCTCAAGAAGGATTGCCTTGGAAACCCAGAACACTCTCCGCAAACCGATGGACGGCACCGGCACTTCGCCGGTCACGGTCCTCAAGCGCCTGTGGCCGTACATCCGGCCGCTGATCGGCATCGTGGTGCTCGCCGTCGTGACGATGGGCGTCGTCGCGGCCACCGAAGCCGGCATTCCGGCGCTGCTCAAACCGCTCCTCGATCACGGCTTCGGCGCGCATGGCAGCGACAGCGCGAAATGGTACGTGCCGATCGCGGTGATCGGTCTCGCGCTCGTGCGCGGCGTATCGCAGTACGCGTCGAATTACCTGCTCAACTACGTATCGAACCGCATCCTGCTGCAACTGCGGCTCGAGATGTTCCAGCGGATGCTCCACACCAGCGCGTCGTTCTTCCAGCGCGAAACCGCTAGCACGGTGATCAACGCGATCGTATTCGAGGTCAACCAGATCCTGTCGGTGCTGACGGGCGTGATGGTCACGCTCGTGCGCGATTCGCTGACGGTGGTGTTCCTGCTCGGCTACCTGTTCTATCTGAACTGGCGGCTCACGCTGATCGTCGCGGTGATCCTGCCCGGCATCGGCTGGCTCGTCAGCAAGATCAACCGCCGCTTGCGCCGCCTGAACCGCGAGCACCAGACGCTGACCAACGAGCTGTCGTACATCGTCGAGGAGACGGTCGCCGGCTACAAGGTCGTCAAGGTGCACAACGGCGAAACGTACGAGATGGATCGCTTCACCGCGATGAGCAAGCGCCTGCGCGGCTACGCGATGCGCATGACGATCTCGGGCGGCCTCGCGCAGCCGCTCACGCAGTTCCTCGCGTCGATCGCGCTCGCGGTCGTGATCACGATCGCGGTCGTGCAGTCGTCGAACGACCAGACGACGGTCGGCGGCTTCGTCGCGTTCGTCACCTCGATGCTGCTGGTGATCTCGCCGCTCAAGCACCTGATCGACGTCAACCAGCCGCTGCAGCGCGGGATGACGGCCGCCGAGCTGATCTTCGGGCTGATCGACGAGCCGGCCGAGCCGCAGGGCGGCGGTCGGCCGCTGGCGCACGCGCGCGGCGAGATCGAATTCCGCGGCGTGACGTTCGACTATGGCGCGGCCGAGCGGCCGACGCTCGACCGCATCTCGTTCAAGGTCGCGCCGGGCGAAATGATCGCGCTCGCAGGCCCGTCCGGCAGCGGCAAGACGACGCTCGTGAACCTGCTGCCGCGCTTCTTCGATCCGACGGGCGGCGCGATCCTGGTCGACGGCGTGCCGGTGTCCGACTACGACCTGCATGCACTGCGCAGCCAGATGGCGATGGTCAGCCAGGACGTCGTGCTGTTCAACGACACGATCGCCGCGAACGTCGCGTACGGGCAGACGCCCGACCGCGCGCGCGTGCAGGCCGCGCTCGAGGCCGCGAACCTCGCCGATGCGGTCGCCGCGATGCCCGACGGGCTCGACACGCTCGTCGGCGGCAACGGGATGCGGCTGTCCGGCGGCCAGCGCCAGCGGCTCGCGATCGCGCGTGCGATCTACAAGGACGCGCCGATCCTGATCCTCGACGAAGCGACGTCGGCGCTCGATTCGGAATCGGAGCGCCACGTGCAGGCTGCTCTCGAACGGCTGATGGAAGGCCGCACGACGCTCGTGATCGCGCACCGGCTGTCGACGATCGAGCGCGCGGACCGCATCCTCGTGCTGGAAGCCGGCAAGATCGTCGAAGAGGGCAGTCACGACGAACTGCTGCGCCACGGCGGCCTCTACGCGCACCTGCACCGGATCCAGTACCAGCAGCAGGCGGCCTGACGGGCGGTCATGCGGCCGCGTGATGCCGTGTGCTAGTCTTCATCGGGTAGTTCGAGTGGTTTCGTTCGACGTGACAACACGGAGGGAAAGCACGATGAAGAAGATCCACGGGATGATGCTGGCCGCAGTGATCGCGGCGGGTTTCGCCGCGCCGGCAGCGATGGCGCAGGACCACGACAACCACAACGACCAGGGCGGCCACGGCATGCAGCGTGGCCACGGCCCGAAACACATGCCGCCCGGCCAGATGCGTCATGAGGACGACGTGCCGCCGCGCTGGGCCGACCAGCCGCGCCGCGAGTGGCACAAGGGCGACCGGCTTCCCCCCGAGTTCCGCGATCGTCAGTACGTGATCGACGACTGGCGCGGCTATCGCCTGAGCCCGCCGCCGCGTGGCTATCAATGGGTCGGCGTCGGCGGAGATCACCTGCTGGTGCAGATCGGTTCCGGTATCGTGCTGCGCATCGGCGACTGACCTTGCCGATCACCCGGCGCGTATCGCGATGCCGCGATGCGCGCCGGGCAGCCACGTCATTTTGCTTCGGCGCGCCGGAACCAGCGCCGCTCGATTTTCGACATCACCCAGCACACGCCCAGCGCGCACACGGTGCCGAGCGCCACTTCACCCAGCCGCATCAGCGGAATGTCCCACAGCGGACCGTTGCCCGGAAACAGCAGCACGATCGTCGCGGTCACGCCGCCGAGCCGTGCCGCGCTGCCGACGTTCAGGCACCAGCAGAAGACGATCGTGAGCGCGACCGCGAGCGCATAGGCGACGAGGCGATCGCCGCCGAGCGCAGCGCCCGCGAAGCCGAGCACGCCGCCGATCATCGCGCCGATGAACTGGTCGCGCGACAGCGACATCGTGTCCGAGTAGTTGTGCTGCGTGACGGCGATTGCAGTGACCGCCGCCCACACGGCCTGCTCGGTGTGCAGCGCGCGGCCGATCGTGAAGGCGAGGCACGCGCCGCAGACGGCCTGGAGGGCCATCAGCACGCCTTGCGTGAGCCGCTCGCCGAAGGTCAGCCCCTTGAACAGATCGAAGATCGACTGCTGGATCTGCTGGCGGGCTTCGTTGAGTGTCCTGATCGTATCCATCGTGAATCGGCCAAGTAGCTAGCGTATGACGGCGGTGTGCCGCCCTCAGTGCGCCTGTCCGGGTGATGCGGCGGCCGGTTCGTCGGCCGCTGCGTCGCCGTTTTCGACGCGTGTTTCGGGCATCACGAGCCAGACCAGCAGCACCGCGAGCGCACCTGCGCCGGCGAGCCCGAAGAAGCTGACCGCATTGCCGAAGTGATCGGCGACGTAGCCGGCCGCGGCCGTGCTGAGCGTCGCGCCGATCCCGGCCGCGAGCCCGAAGAGCCCGATACACAGGTTATAGCGGCCCTTGCCGCCCGCGACGTCGGCCGCGATCAGCGGCAGCATCACGCCGAACACGGCCGCGCTGATGCCGTCGAGCATCTGCACGGGCACGAGCAGGTACGGGCTGCTCACGCCGGCGAACAGCAGCGCGCGTATCGGCAGCGCGGAGAAGCCGAGCAGCAGGATCGGCCGGCGCCCCCAGCGTTGCGCGGAGCGGCCGACCCACGGCGACAGCATCGCGACGATCGCCTGCGGCACGATGATGCACGCGGCGATCACGAGCTGCACGTTCTCGCCCATCCCGGCCGTGACTTCGCCGGCCGCGAGGTTGAGCATCGCCGCGTTCGACAGGTGGAACAGCACCACGCACGCCGCGAAGATCAGCATCCGGCGATCGCGCAGCAGCTCGAACAGCGTTTCGCGTTCGCCGGCTTCGTCATGGTCGCCGTGTTCGTCGGGCTTCGACGACTGCGGGATCACCTCGTGCGTCGGCTGGATCATCGCGAGCGCGAACAGCGCGGGCAGCGCCAGCACGGCGGTCAGCCAGAACACCGCGCGCGCGGAGAAGTATTCGCCGGTGAGCCCCATCAGGCCCGCCGCGACCGCGCTGCCGATCGACGCCCAGCGCGCGTTGCGGCCGAGCCGGTCGCCGAGGTCGGCTCGGCCGACCAGCGAGAACGAGATCGCGGCCATGGCCGGCACGAGCATGCAGCTCGCGAACCCGTGGAAGACTTCCGCGGCGATCACCGGCACGATCGTCGGGCTTGACGCGAGCAGCACCGCGGACAGGATGATGGCCACGATCGCCCACGCGGCCGCGCCTTTCTTGTTCTTCAGCGCATCGACGGCCGCGCCGCCCGGCACCTGGCTGACCATCGCGCTGATCGTGCCGATCGACAGCACCATGCCGATCTCGCCCTGCGTCCACTTGTGCGACGCGAGGTAGGACGCGATGAACGGACCGAACCCGGTTTGAACGTTTGCAACGAAGAAGTTGAGCCAGTCGAGGGAGCGCAGACTGCGAACGCTGACGGAATGCTTGATCGTCATCGGGCGGCACTCGCAGACGAAGCCGGCACGGGGGCGGCGAGGGGCGGCGAGACCACGACGATCGGCTTGTCGGCCAGGTACGGCGGCGACGCCTTGATCTGCGCGTCGTTCAGGTCGAGCTGCGGATGCAACGCCTTGTCGCGCGTGACGAAGCGCAGCGCGCCCCAGCTCGCGGCGATCGAGCGGCGCTCGGTATTCACGAGCCCGCCGAGGTCGAGCACGACGGCCTGCGGCTGGGCGCCGCGGTCGATCAGCACGTCGACGACGCGGCCGATCTTCGTGCCGTTCGGGCGCTCGACGTCGCTGTCGAGCATCGGCAGCCGCGTCGCGGGCGAGGCCGCGGCCGACCCCGACAGCGGCACCGCCTTCGGCCGTGCGGCCGGCGGCAGGTCGCCCGACGGCACGTCGAGCACGATCGGCTCCTGTTTGCCGCCCGGCGTGAAGCGGAACACGCTCCACGGGAAGATGACCTTGCGGTCGCCGACGCCCATGAAGCCCTGCAGGTTGACGATCATCTCGCGCGGCTTGCCGGTCGCGTCGACGACCATGTCGACCGAGCGGCCGATCACCTTGCCGTTGCGGCGCGCGACTTCACTGTCGAGCAGCGCATGGATCTGGGTGCGGTCCATCGGGCGCGTCGCGACGAGCGGTGCGGGCGGCGGAGGCGGCGGTGTCGGCGATTCGGGGCGCTGCACGGACTTCGGCCGCGTCACCTCGCGGTGCGGCTTCTTCGGCGCTTCCGGTTCTTCCGGCCGCACCGGCGGCGGAACGGGCGGCATCGTCAGCGGCTCGCCGGCCGTCTCCTCGACGGGCTCGACGAGCGCCTCGCTGATCGGCGCGGGCGGGTTCTGGACCGGCAGCAGCCCGCAGCCGGACAGCAGCGCGGCGGCGGCGAGAAACAGGAAGACCGTCGAGGACGGAAACGACTTGCGGGATGCGGGAAACGGAAGTCCGCCGCTCATTGACACTCACTCCATGGGTCGGGGGCGGCCCGAGGGCACGCGGCTGGCGATGGATGGCGGGTGCGGGCGGCGCACCACGCGAGGTGAGAGTTTAACGTGTCTTGCTTTCAGGACCGATTTCGATGGCCGTTTGGAGGCGAACTGTCGGTAAAAGGAAGGGATCGGGGAAGGGCGGGCGATGCGGGATGCCGGGCAAGGCTGCGGCGCCCGATCGTCGGCGACGATGCGGGCGCCGCGCCTGCCGTTTATTTGACCAGCGCGCCGAGCGTCGTCGTGACGGGCGCGAGCAAGCCACCGCCGGTCTTCGAGATCGCGCCGCTGCCGCTGCCGCTGCCGCCCGTCAGCCCCGCAACGGGCGAGCCGCCGGCCGCGCCTGACACGGCCCCCGTTACGGCGCCGACCGCCGACGTGAGCGCACCCGCCGGGTTGCTACCGCCGGTCGCGCTGCCGAGTGCGGCTGGCGACAGGAGCCCCGTGACCGGCGCGAGCGGATTCGTCGCGGCGCCACCGCCGCCGAGCAGCGTCGTGCCGGCGGTGGCCACCGTGTTGCCGGTTGCCGTCACGACGTTGCCGACGCCGGTCGTCACCGGGTTGCCGCCGGCCTTCGTGATCGTCGTGCCGGCGTTCGCGACACCGTTGCCGACCGTCGTCACGAGATTCGTGAGCGGCGCGCCGAGTGGCGTGCTCGACGCAACGGTCTGCGTGACCGACCCGAGAGTCGACGTGATCGGCGTGATCGCCGAGCTGGCGGCGCCGGTGATCTGCGCGACGGGGCCGGTCGACAACTGCGTGCCGAGCGTCGCGCCGCCGCCGGCGATCGTATTGCCGAGCATCGTGATCGCACCGCCGACGGGCGACGTGACCGGCGCGAGCGGCGCCAGTGCCGAACCGCTTGCGCCGAGACTCGACACGACGCCGCCTGTCGCGGCGACCGCGTTGCCGAGGTTCGTGACCACGCCGCCGGAGCTCGCGACCGTCGTGCCGACCGGATTCGACGATGCGCCGAGCTGGCCGAGTCCCGACCCGAGGCCGTTGCCGAGCGTGGTCACGGCGGCGCCGGCGTCCTGCGCGACGGTGCCGAGCCCCTGCGTGGTCGCCGCGTTCGTGCCGGGCAGCGACTGGCCCGCGATCGTCGTACCGACGCCTGACACGGCGCCGCCGCCGGCCGTCACGATGTTGCTCGACGCATCGATCGTCTGGCCGAGCGCATTCGCCGACGTGCCGCTGCCGGCCGTGCCGGTCCCTGAGGAGCCGGTTCCCGAGCTGCCGCCGGCGCCGCCGCTCGTGCTGCCGACGGTCGAGCCGTTCCCCGACCCGCTGCCTGATCCGCTACCTGAGCCGTTGCCCGTGCCGCCGGTCGTGGCCGTCGTGTCGCCCGATCCGGAGCCGCCGCCGCCGGTGCCCTGGCTCAGCGAGCCTGAACCGCCACACGCGGACAGCGACATCAGCACGGCGATACCGGCCGCGATCGTAATCATTCGGAATCCTGCTTGATGGGTGGTCGGCTTGGTCATGTCGTCCTCGTCTCGATTGAAGGTTGGGTCAGGCGGCCTTCGCGTGCGCCGATGTGTCGTCGCTACGATGGGGAAGCGGCTGGCGCATCGATTGTTGTCTCCCTGATTGGCCTGTCGCCGTGTCGCGTTTTCGCCCGTACGGGAATCCGGAACACCTGTCGGGAGAGCGGCTCGCATTCTTTCGTCTTGCTTGCCGATCGCACCGGAAAACGCCGGATTCCTGGCGATCAGAGTAGGTCCGCCGGTGCGAGCCGTCTTTTAATGATCGTTAAATTGAAGTAAGCGTCCGATTCACTGCCGAAATCGGGGTAATCACGGTCGACACGGCACGATCGGTGTGAGTTGCTGCCGGTGACGCAGGGGGGCGGGAGACGGGGGAGGACGGGGCGGAGGGGGGCGGGGCACGCAGGCACCGCGCCTGGCCCGCCTTTACGGCGGTCAGGCGCGGGCGTTGCCCGATGCAGGGAGAACCGGAAGGTCAGGCGTCCGGATACCACGCGTCGGTGAATTCGCTGACCTGAACGTTGGTCAGTTCGGAGCGTGCGGCGAGCCATCCGCGGACGAGCTCGCGATCGGCGTCGGTCGTCGTGCCGCGCGGCGCGCCGGAGATCACGTAGGCGCCGATGCCTTCGTCCGCGGACGCGACGGTCAGCAGGCCGTTCGCTTCGACGAAGTCGATGAACGCGTCGATCAGCTGGCCGCGTTCGAGGTCGGTCAGCTCGTTGCGGTAATGCGCGGTCGCGTTGAACGCGAGTTCCTGGAATTCGCCGATGTGGAGTTTCTTGCGCTGGCGGCGGTTGTGGCCTTGGCTCATGGTGGGTGATGAATACGAAAAGGGTCAGTGAAAGGGCGGCGGCGGGCGTTGGCGCACGATGCGCGGGCGGCCCGGGCGCCGCGTCGGGGCGCCGCACGGCGAGGCCGGCGGCGGTTGGGCGGAACGTTACATCAGCACGATATCGTACTGCTCCTGGCTCAGATTCGATTCGACCTGCAGCGACACCGGCTTGCCGATGAAGTCGATCAGCATCGCGAGATGCTGCGACTCCTCGTCGAGGAACAGGTCGATCACCTGCTGCGCGGCGATCACACGGAATTCACGCGGGTTGAACTGGCGCGATTCGCGCAGGATCTCGCGCAGGACGTCGTAGCACACGGTGCGCGACGTCTTCACCTGGCCCTTGCCCTGGCAGGTCGGGCAGGGCTCGCAGAGCACGTGTGCGAGCGATTCGCGCGTGCGCTTGCGCGTCATCTCGACGAGCCCGAGCTGCGAGAAGCCGTTGACCGTCACGCGCGTGCGGTCGCGCGACAGCGCCTTCTTCAGCTCGGACAGCACCGCGTCGCGATGCTCGGCGTTCTCCATGTCGATGAAGTCGATAATGATGATCCCGCCGAGATTGCGCAGACGCAGCTGCCGCGCGATCGTGTGCGCGGCCTCGAGGTTGGTCTTGAAGATCGTATCGTCGAAGTTGCGCGCGCCGACGTAACCGCCGGTGTTCACGTCGATCGTCGTCATCGCCTCGGTCTGGTCGATCATCAGGTAGCCGCCCGACTTCAGGTCGACGCGGCGCGACAGCGCGCGCTGGATCTCCGTCTCGATGTTGTACAGGTCGAACAGCGGCCGCTCGCCCGTGTAGTGATGCAGCTTCGGGCTCACGGCCGGCGTGAACTCGGACGCGAATTCCGACAGGCGCTGGTACGTCTCGCGCGAATCGACCTGGATGCGCGTCGTGTCGTCGTTCGCGAAATCGCGCAGCACGCGCTGCGCGAGATCCAGATCCTGGTACAGCAGGCTCGTCGCGGGCAGCCGCTGCGCCTGCGCGACGATCGTCGCCCACGTCTTGCGCAGGTACGTGACGTCGCCGGCCAGCTCGTCGGAGGTCGCATCCTCGGCGATCGTGCGCACGATGTAGCCGCCTTTCTCGTCCGGCGGGATCACGGCCGTCAGGCGCGCACGCACGGCCTCACGCTCGGCCTCGCTCTCGATCTTCTGCGAGATGCCGATGTGCGGCTCCTGCGGCAGGTACACGAGCGTGCGGCCCGCGATGCTGACCTGCGTGGACAGCCGCGCGCCCTTCGTGCCGATCGGATCCTTGATCACCTGGACCATCAGCGTCTGGCCTTCGAACACGGTCTTCTCGATCGGCTGGTGCGGCGTGTTCGACTGCGGCTCGCCCGCGAGGCGCGGTTGCCAGATGTCGGCGACGTGCAGGAATGCTGCACGTTCGAGGCCGATGTCGATGAACGCCGATTGCATGCCCGGCAGCACGCGTACGACCTTGCCGAGATAGATGTTGCCGACCCGCCCGCGCGACAGCGTGCGCTCGACGTGAAGCTCCTGCACCGAGCCTTGCTGGACGAGTGCGACCCGCGTTTCCTGCGGCGTGAGGTTGATCAGGATTTCTTCGTTCATGGTGGGATTCAGAAGGCGACACGCGCGGCGCGCAACAGCGCAGCGGTCTCAAAAAGGGGCAGACCCATGATACCCGAATGGGAACCGTCGATCCGTTCGATGAATTCGGCGGCGCGCCCCTGGATCGCGTACGCGCCGGCCTTGCCGAACGGCTCGCCCGTCTCGACGTAGCGTGCGTAGGCGTCGCGCGACGCGGCGGCGAAGCGCACCGATGAGCGCGACAGCGCGGGCGGCAGCAGTTCGCCGCGGGCGTCGATCACCGCGACGGCGGTCAGCACCGCGTGTTCGCGGCCCGCGAGGCGCGTGAGCATCGCGAGCGCGTCGTCGGCATCGGCCGGCTTGCCGAGGATCGCGCCGTCGATCGTCACGGTCGTGTCGGCGACCAGCACCGGCGCGGCCGGCTTGCCGCTCGCGACGAGGCGCGCACGCGCGGCTTCGGCCTTCGCGACGGTCACGCGCTGCACGTAGGTATCGGCGGTTTCGCCGGGCAGTTCGGCCTCCAGCGCCTCGGCATCCTCGTCGGGGCGCGGCAGCAGCAGTTCGAAACGCACGCCGATCTGTTGCAGCAGCTCCTGGCGGCGCGGGCTTTGCGAAGCGAGGTAAAGGGTCGGGAAAAGCGCGGGGGACGTGCTGGACGGCATGGTGTCGTTATCTCGGTGAGCGCGCGCGGCGCGCGTCTCGAGGACGACACGTCATGCGCGGTGGTAGGGGTGATTCTGCGTGATGCTCCACGCCCGGTAAAGCTGTTCGGCAAGCAACACGCGGACCATCCCGTGCGGCAGCGTCATGCTCGAGATGCGCAGCAGCACGTCGGCGCGCGCTTTCAGCTCCGGATCGAGCCCGTCGGCGCCGCCGATCACGAACGCGACGTCGCGGCCGTCCTGCTGCCAGCCGGGCAGCGCCTGCGCGAGCTGCATCGTGGTCCAGTCGCGGCCGCGCTCGTCGAGCGCGACGATGCGCGCGCCCTTCGGCAGCGCGGCCTCGATCTTCTGCCGCTCGGCCGCCATCACGCTTTCGGCGCTGCGGCCGCCCGAACGCAGTTCAGGCTTGATCTCGCGCAGCTCGATACGCAGCTCGGGCGGCATCCGCTTCGTGTACTCGTCGAAGCCGGATGCGATCCAGCCCGGCATCTTGTGGCCGACCGCGAGGATGAAAAGCTTCATCGGGACGATTCGTCGCGATTCAGCGGCGGCGGGCGGCCGTCTTGCGCGCCGGGCGGGCCGGTGCTTCTTCCTCGTCGTCCTCGCCTTCGCTGGCGGTCGCGAAGCCGTTCGGGCCCTTGCCGCCGCCGAGCTTCATCCGCACGGGCTTGTCGCCCCAGATTTCCTCGAGGTTGTAGTACTGGCGCAGGGCCGGCTGCAGGATGTGCACGACCGCGTCGCCGCAGTCGACGAGCACCCATTCGCCGGTGTCTTCGCCCTCGGAGCTGACGATGTCGCCGCCGGCTTCCTTGACCTTGTCGCGCACGTTCGACGCGAGGGCCTTGGTCTGGCGGTTGGAGGTGCCCGAGGCGACGACCACGCGGTCGAACAGTTCGGTCAGGTGGCTGGTGTTGAACACCTTGATGTCTTGCGCCTTGACGTCTTCGAGGGCGTCGACGATCACGCGCTGCAGTTTGCGAATATCCATGGAATCAGGTGTGGTAGAGGCGATGTTGAAGAATATAGGCCCATACGGCGGCCGGCACATGCTCGGCCGACGCATCGGGCATTTGCGCATGGCGCGCGATGCATTCGCGCAGGTGCGCGCGGATGTCGGTCGCGGCAATGTCGAACGCGAGGGTCGTATCGATCAGCAGGTGGCCTGCCGGCGTGGCCTTCAGCACGTCGGCGCCGGCCTGCCGCGCGGCGATTTCCCGCGCGACGTCCGGCGGCGCCGCGCCGAGCTCGAAGCCCGGGCGCGTCGACACACAGATGTGCGCGTAATCGAACAGCTTGCGCCAGTCGCGCCACGTGTCGAGGCGCACGAGCTGGTCGGCGCCGATCAGCAGCGACAGCGACGCGTCCGGGCCGACCCGCTCGCGCCAGCGCGCCAGCGTGTCGACCGTGTAGGTCGGGCCTTCGTGCTCGATTTCGTCGGTCGCGACGGTCACGGTCACGCCCGGCAGCACGAGCGAATCCGCGGCTGCGCGGGTCATCGCGAGCCGGTGCTCGGCGGCCGACACGTCGCGTTTCTGGTACGGCTGCCCGGCGGGCAGCAGCACGAGCTCGGTCAGGCCGAGCAGCTCGGCGAACCGGCGCGCGAGCGCGAGATGGCCGTCGTGGATCGGGTCGAAGGTGCCGCCCAGCAAGCCGATACGACGCGGCAGCGGGGCGGGGCGGGCGGTGGTGTCCAGAAACGCGTCCTTTTCTTGTGGCAGCGGGGCGCGCGGGCTCAGACCCAGTCGCGCGGCACGATGAAGTCGCTGTACAGGCGTGCTTCGGGCGTGCCCGGCTCGGGCTGCCAGTTGTAGCGCCAGTTCGCGACCGGCGGCATCGACATCAGGATCGACTCGGTCCGGCCGCCGCTTTGCAGGCCGAACAGCGTGCCGCGGTCGAACACGAGGTTGAATTCGACGTAGCGGCCGCGGCGATACGCCTGGAAATCGCGTTCGCGTTCGCCGTACGGCAGGTCGGCGCGGCGCTCGACGATCGGCAGGTAAGCCTGCAGGAACGCATCGCCGACACTTTGCATCATGTCAAACGAGCGTTCGAAACCGGGCTCGGAGAAATCGTCGAAGAAGATCCCGCCGATGCCGCGCATCTCGTTGCGGTGCTTCAGGAAGAAATACTCGTCGCACCATTTCTTGAAGCGCGGGTAGAGCTCGGCGCCGAACGGGTCGAGCGCGTCCTTGCAGGTCTGGTGGAAATGCCGCGCGTCGTCCTCGAAACCGTAAACCGGTGTCAGATCCATGCCGCCGCCGAACCAGAACACGGGCTCCTCGCCGGGTTTCGTCGCGATCAGCATCCGCACGTTCATGTGCACGGTCGGGCAGTACGGATTGCGCGGGTGCAGCACGAGCGACACGCCGAGCGCCTCGAAGCCGCGGCCCGCGAGCTGCGGGCGCGCCGCGCTCGCCGACGGCGGCAGCGCGTCGCCCGCGACGTCGGAAAAGCCGATTCCCGCGCGTTCGAACACGCGGCCGCCTTCGAGAATCCGCGTGCAGCCGCCGCCGCGCAGGCGCTCGGCCGGCCCGCGCTGCCACGCGTCGGTCGCGAGCGGCGTGCCGTCGAGCGCGCCGAGCGCGTCGGCGATGCGTGCCTGAAGGCCCTGGAGGTAC
This genomic interval carries:
- a CDS encoding collagen-like triple helix repeat-containing protein, with the translated sequence MTKPTTHQAGFRMITIAAGIAVLMSLSACGGSGSLSQGTGGGGSGSGDTTATTGGTGNGSGSGSGSGSGNGSTVGSTSGGAGGSSGTGSSGTGTAGSGTSANALGQTIDASSNIVTAGGGAVSGVGTTIAGQSLPGTNAATTQGLGTVAQDAGAAVTTLGNGLGSGLGQLGASSNPVGTTVASSGGVVTNLGNAVAATGGVVSSLGASGSALAPLAPVTSPVGGAITMLGNTIAGGGATLGTQLSTGPVAQITGAASSAITPITSTLGSVTQTVASSTPLGAPLTNLVTTVGNGVANAGTTITKAGGNPVTTGVGNVVTATGNTVATAGTTLLGGGGAATNPLAPVTGLLSPAALGSATGGSNPAGALTSAVGAVTGAVSGAAGGSPVAGLTGGSGSGSGAISKTGGGLLAPVTTTLGALVK
- the msbA gene encoding lipid A export permease/ATP-binding protein MsbA — encoded protein: MDGTGTSPVTVLKRLWPYIRPLIGIVVLAVVTMGVVAATEAGIPALLKPLLDHGFGAHGSDSAKWYVPIAVIGLALVRGVSQYASNYLLNYVSNRILLQLRLEMFQRMLHTSASFFQRETASTVINAIVFEVNQILSVLTGVMVTLVRDSLTVVFLLGYLFYLNWRLTLIVAVILPGIGWLVSKINRRLRRLNREHQTLTNELSYIVEETVAGYKVVKVHNGETYEMDRFTAMSKRLRGYAMRMTISGGLAQPLTQFLASIALAVVITIAVVQSSNDQTTVGGFVAFVTSMLLVISPLKHLIDVNQPLQRGMTAAELIFGLIDEPAEPQGGGRPLAHARGEIEFRGVTFDYGAAERPTLDRISFKVAPGEMIALAGPSGSGKTTLVNLLPRFFDPTGGAILVDGVPVSDYDLHALRSQMAMVSQDVVLFNDTIAANVAYGQTPDRARVQAALEAANLADAVAAMPDGLDTLVGGNGMRLSGGQRQRLAIARAIYKDAPILILDEATSALDSESERHVQAALERLMEGRTTLVIAHRLSTIERADRILVLEAGKIVEEGSHDELLRHGGLYAHLHRIQYQQQAA
- a CDS encoding YggL family protein — its product is MSQGHNRRQRKKLHIGEFQELAFNATAHYRNELTDLERGQLIDAFIDFVEANGLLTVASADEGIGAYVISGAPRGTTTDADRELVRGWLAARSELTNVQVSEFTDAWYPDA
- a CDS encoding PRC-barrel domain-containing protein encodes the protein MSGGLPFPASRKSFPSSTVFLFLAAAALLSGCGLLPVQNPPAPISEALVEPVEETAGEPLTMPPVPPPVRPEEPEAPKKPHREVTRPKSVQRPESPTPPPPPPAPLVATRPMDRTQIHALLDSEVARRNGKVIGRSVDMVVDATGKPREMIVNLQGFMGVGDRKVIFPWSVFRFTPGGKQEPIVLDVPSGDLPPAARPKAVPLSGSAAASPATRLPMLDSDVERPNGTKIGRVVDVLIDRGAQPQAVVLDLGGLVNTERRSIAASWGALRFVTRDKALHPQLDLNDAQIKASPPYLADKPIVVVSPPLAAPVPASSASAAR
- a CDS encoding FUSC family protein — translated: MDTIRTLNEARQQIQQSIFDLFKGLTFGERLTQGVLMALQAVCGACLAFTIGRALHTEQAVWAAVTAIAVTQHNYSDTMSLSRDQFIGAMIGGVLGFAGAALGGDRLVAYALAVALTIVFCWCLNVGSAARLGGVTATIVLLFPGNGPLWDIPLMRLGEVALGTVCALGVCWVMSKIERRWFRRAEAK
- a CDS encoding RcnB family protein, with product MKKIHGMMLAAVIAAGFAAPAAMAQDHDNHNDQGGHGMQRGHGPKHMPPGQMRHEDDVPPRWADQPRREWHKGDRLPPEFRDRQYVIDDWRGYRLSPPPRGYQWVGVGGDHLLVQIGSGIVLRIGD
- a CDS encoding glycosyltransferase family 2 protein, with protein sequence MAEPSLGVALIALNASARLAQCLDALSFADDVVVIDGGSTDDTVAIAQAHGARVIVERDWPGFGPQKNRALDALATDWILSIDTDEVVSPALAQSIRDTIRAPAAQVYALDRLSSFCGQWIHHSGWYPDWVPRLFRRGAARFSDDLVHERLVFDTAAQRLSGKLMHYSYEDFETVVRKLDAYSTAGARQRRAAGQRGGFGKALARGAWAFVRTYVLRRGFLDGRAGFMIAVFNAETVYYRFLKLGHEPAR
- a CDS encoding MFS transporter; the encoded protein is MTIKHSVSVRSLRSLDWLNFFVANVQTGFGPFIASYLASHKWTQGEIGMVLSIGTISAMVSQVPGGAAVDALKNKKGAAAWAIVAIILSAVLLASSPTIVPVIAAEVFHGFASCMLVPAMAAISFSLVGRADLGDRLGRNARWASIGSAVAAGLMGLTGEYFSARAVFWLTAVLALPALFALAMIQPTHEVIPQSSKPDEHGDHDEAGERETLFELLRDRRMLIFAACVVLFHLSNAAMLNLAAGEVTAGMGENVQLVIAACIIVPQAIVAMLSPWVGRSAQRWGRRPILLLGFSALPIRALLFAGVSSPYLLVPVQMLDGISAAVFGVMLPLIAADVAGGKGRYNLCIGLFGLAAGIGATLSTAAAGYVADHFGNAVSFFGLAGAGALAVLLVWLVMPETRVENGDAAADEPAAASPGQAH